The DNA region TTCATTTCAGAGGAAAAGTTTTAGTCAGGCATAACTCATTCAGTTGCGAATGacgttgctttttttttttttttttttaagttcacTCAGACAAAAATCAATGGTAATATTAGCAATACATGCATTGGAGTGAATAGTTCTTGTTTTTTAACTTCCCCTAAAACTCTTTCCTAAATGCAGTTAAGTTGGACACAGTGGAGGCATTTTGTGCTGAACCAGGATGTATGAAGTATTTTACAAATGGTGAATGCCTCAAGGAACATGTTCGCTCTTGTCATCAGTATGTTATCTGTGAGACATGCGGGACAAGGCAGCTGAAGAAGAACTTCAAGCGGCACCTCTGCTCACATGAAGTAGGATGTTCTCAATCTAAAGTAAAATGCAGCTTTGAGGGGTGTCTTCTCTCATTCTCAAATGTAGGAGGCTGCTACCTTTTCACAGTGTTGTTTCTTCTGACTGCATAACAAAGTCTCTGATAAACAGAGAATTTCCAGAATTAACTCATATTTATGATCCTGTGGTTGAACTTTTGCCTCTTACTTACAGTAGTCTGATACCATGTCTTGCTTTCTGGTTTTGCTATTATACTTGTACCATTTTCCTGATGCACCTAATGTCAAATTCAATAAATCTGCAGAAGTCGAACCTTAATCAGCATGTTAAAGCTGTGCACTTGGGGCTGCAGCCATTTCCCTGTAGATTTCCATCATGTGGcatgaaattttcatttaaGCATGTGAGAGATAACCATGAGAAATCCGGGCGCCATGTTTTCACTCGAGTAAGTTTCTTTGGATGAAACTGGGCGTTGCTGTATCAGATCCCATCAAGTTAATATTAAAGCATACCTGCTAAGGAGATTATTGATTATCTTTGTATTGTTCCTTTGGTTTTCAGGGGGATTTTGAAGAGTCTGATGAACAATTTAGATCAAGACCTAGGGGTGGCAGAAAAAGGCAGTATCCGGTTATAGAAACATTGATGAGGAAACGCATTGTTCCACCTTGTGAATCTGATCCAATCTTGAATGAGGCATCTGATTACCTATCGCGGTTCTTCTCTACGGAATCTGAGGATGAGCTTTGAGTCGTGATCAAGTTCCTGTTTTGTTAAATCTACGCTGAATGTATATTCTCTCGGTTATTCTAGTGCCATAAAATCTCACCAAAGATTTACCTTTTTGTAATTATAAGCAGAGGGGGTTAAGAAGACCAAAAAGATGTGGATGACCGAATGTTAATCTGTAATGGTTATGTTTATGTCATTCGTGCTTCAGTTCAATGTATTAATGGAGATAGATTACCAGTTGAAGCTGTATAAATTAAACGCTTACGTTAGAGCAACTTGAAGATTAACTTCTCATGAATGTGGAAATcaataaagggaaaataaatTCTAGtagttttggcaaaaaaaaaaaaaaagactagtcTTCCTAAATCAAGTGCGTAGAAAGATTTGTATTAGTAGTTTCCAAATGAAAGTCAACTAGCCAAGCTCAAGGCCGACCTGATTTTTACAAATCACTTTTATTCTCTTAAGAAGAGTCGTTGTTATTAATCAACAGGAGATGCTTTATCTAAGTTACCTGAATATTAATAATCAATAATCAGTCTTCTGTCGGTTCCCGGCTTATAAAATCttctataattatttttgcTGTATTTTTTGTCCTTATGGTTAATTTTGGGTCCATCCTGGTTCTACTCCCTTTTCATCTTGCATATAACTGTGTGTGGCCTGACTGTGGTCCGTGTGGACCCAATGTTCTGGAAAACTAATTGGTCCAACGTATTGTTCTACTTCCTAGGTACTTCTATATTTTAGTGCAGAAAATCTGTCTCCTTTGTTACCCCAAATGTCTTATCAAGATTTCGTACGTAGTGAATTAATTTCTCTAGGAATAAAAATTCAGAACCAAGAACAAGAAATGAACTTCACGCAACTAGTtttttgagggaaaaaaacaaagagagtGAAAGACCATTTATAAAATGGTCAATACAGAGAGTGGATACAGCACGGTTTGAAGACTCAAAAGTCAACCCGATCTATAACTTTTCCAAGCTCCAAATAATCTGTAATTTTTCACAAGAGATAAAGTCGCTAAGTGGCCATCAAGAAGGGAATCCAACAAGGGACGGGAGTAGGTggagttttaaattttatttatagcgaaaaaaatttaacaatggtgttaaaatattttttaaatttaataaaatcTGTGTGATTTTTTTAGTTTAGTAAGATTTATGTTCATGCTAACTCCTAACTAACTTAAGTCTTTTTAGAGTTCTCTTTTCTTGTAAtttagaataaaataattatataattattattatctccgaaaaaaaaaatgaatcccTTTCACCCCTTTCACCAAGGTGTACAGCTGGTGCATTTGTGTGTACATGTCACCAATCAATCCCAAATTCAATTTTTCATGGCCCACCACCACTATCTACAGTAAGAGGAACATAAGAAGTAAGGATTTTTTTACTCTTTGGGCACTCAAGTCAAGGGATATATTCATTattgtagaaaaattaaaatttcactTATTCGTAAATTGTATGTTTTATGGAAAAATACTTTTACAGGAAAAATTTTGATACAGTAAAAACTATAGCACTCGCAACCATGTCTGAGGTATCTTTTCCATCAGGTCTTCCATCCATTGAATTTCACTCACACACACAATCCTATAGAGAAAAAAGATACTACTGCGGAAAGAGAAAACTTTCTAGCTCTCTTCTTCACTCTAAAGAAACTGAAAAAACACACAAGAAACAGAGTACAACCAGaaacaaggggaaaaaaagattGAAACTTTTTCAGTTTGATGGACTCGAAGTCCTTTAGGTTCATAACCCACCAATCATTTTTCACTGCCGTGAGGGAAGAGGACCTTGAGGCCCTCAAGAACATCATATCAGATGATGGGCCGGATCCATCTTCCTTAATTGCCTTGCAAAATGATGCAGGGGAGACTGCTGTATACATAGCTGCGGAGAATAATTTTGTGGAGGTTTTTAACTATTTGATCAGCTTTTGTGATCTGCAGACTGTTCTGATCAAGTCTAAAGCTGATATGAATGCTTTCCATGTTGCTGCTGCTCGTGGACACTCAGGTACTTATCTAAACTTGGTTGCCTATTTTAGTGGGATTAGTTCAAAATTCATAATCTTTCCTTtgttttgtgtaattttgtttgATGGTTCAAGATATGTTTGTATTTTGTGTTATTATGTGTGTACTTGgaagaatttgatttgatttgtgaAGTTTTTACGAATGATTCATCATAGTGAGGAAGGGGAGATAGGTAAAGGATTTAGTAAGAACGGTTATAAGGGCCTACAATACGATTATTTCTTGTGCTTCTGAATCTTCTGGTTTTCTGCTGTTGTTATTGACACTGGAAGATGAGATAATAAATCGAAGCattccaaaattgaaaattgttgCTTATCAAGAGAATTGTCATGAATTGGTCCTCCAAAATAAGAGAAACTGAATGGATTATCAtatttgtagtttttttttttttaaatcaagaacaagtttttgtggctttgtattttatttatttgttgagAAGTgggaataaaagaaagaaaaatgaaattggaAGTATAAGATCACAATCTGATAATTAGAAATTGGAGCTTGCCAGAGCCCATGTGATTTCTTTATGTTCTGATGATTGCCAAATTACAAGTTATGCACACTCTTTTATTCAA from Coffea arabica cultivar ET-39 unplaced genomic scaffold, Coffea Arabica ET-39 HiFi ptg000097l, whole genome shotgun sequence includes:
- the LOC113717866 gene encoding transcription factor IIIA, producing the protein MVEEKENKRPVIFRDIRRYYCEYCGICRSKKSLISSHILSHHKEELKQKEEENGQAKDEPKMNTCEHCGVSFRKPAYLRQHLQSHSFERPFKCPVDDCRSSYRRKDHLTRHLLQHQGKLFECPLDSCKCRFAYQGNMKRHVKEFHYDSSSNDVKGPKQYVCTEIGCGKVFKFASKLQRHEESHVKLDTVEAFCAEPGCMKYFTNGECLKEHVRSCHQYVICETCGTRQLKKNFKRHLCSHEVGCSQSKVKCSFEGCLLSFSNKSNLNQHVKAVHLGLQPFPCRFPSCGMKFSFKHVRDNHEKSGRHVFTRGDFEESDEQFRSRPRGGRKRQYPVIETLMRKRIVPPCESDPILNEASDYLSRFFSTESEDEL